The Corylus avellana chromosome ca8, CavTom2PMs-1.0 genome has a segment encoding these proteins:
- the LOC132189662 gene encoding protein FLX-like 4, with protein MAARGQIPPTFERRPIQTSGMMRQSAFSGLRTAAGQRLLEPLPPPELLENKIAVQAAEIERLAGDNRTLAATHLTLKRELVATHQEVDRTNDHIRSIQSEHDIQNRRLVDKIRKMQADIKAGEGVKKDLQKAHMDAQSLVAARQELTAKVQKATQELQKARMDIKTIPDLHAELDGLNLEHQRIRATFEYEKGINIEQVEQLKAMEKNLIGMAREVEMLRAEVLNAENRAALATSQYGGGHMNMPDSLYPPPILGAGAYIDGYGRPLVQLAVGPAGEGMIPYSRSNAVAVSGAAVSGGAYDPSLTQR; from the exons ATGGCTGCAAGAGGACAAATTCCACCAACCTTTGAGCGACGTCCTATCCAGACTTCAGGGATGATGCGGCAAAGTGCATTTTCTGGTTTGCGCACTGCTGCTGGCCAACGCCTCTTGGAGCCACTGCCTCCTCCCGAACTGTTGGAGAATAAAATTGCTGTTCAGGCAGCAGAAATAGAACGGCTTGCAGGGGATAACCGTACGTTGGCAGCCACCCATTTGACTTTGAAGCGGGAGCTTGTTGCTACTCATCAGGAAGTAGATAGAACCAATGACCACATAAGAAGCATCCAGAGTGAACATGATATACAAAACAGGCGCTTGGTGGATAAGATCAGAAAAATGCAAGCAGATATCAAAGCTGGTGAGGGTGTAAAGAAGGACCTGCAAAAGGCCCACATGGATGCTCAGAGCTTAGTAGCTGCCAGACAAGAGCTGACTGCAAAAGTTCAGAAGGCTACTCAGGAATTGCAGAAAGCCCGTATGGATATAAAGACTATACCAGATTTGCATGCTGAACTTGACGGTTTGAATCTGGAACACCAAAGGATACG TGCCACATTCGAGTATGAAAAAGGAATAAACATAGAGCAAGTGGAGCAATTGAAAGCAATGGAGAAGAATCTGATTGGGATGGCAAGAGAAGTGGAAATGTTGCGTGCTGAGGTGTTGAATGCCGAGAATAGGGCAGCACTTG CAACAAGCCAATATGGTGGTGGTCACATGAATATGCCAGATTCTTTATACCCACCTCCTATACTTGGTGCTGGTGCCTATATTGATGGCTATGGGAGGCCTCTTGTTCAGTTGGCTGTTGGGCCTGCAGGAGAGGGGATGATTCCATATAGCCGCAGCAATGCTGTAGCTGTCAGTGGTGCTGCTGTTTCTGGAGGAGCATATGATCCCTCACTCACTCAGAGGTGA
- the LOC132189427 gene encoding tetraspanin-15-like — MAPENAGHPVEAVTVTVTEKENQPKADSMNIITEKENQSTREKVIIQVKFLTRMGIGISLLFVFLVSNSVAFLESRFPMPGLVLAMAPLIVMLTMGLALTGAYKMESRTIPGSPMWLKLKVHNNNNWNNIRSCIFYSGDCSDLVSRSFMLKSYDFSIKRLSPIEGGCCKPPSTCEMQYVNATFWEKGDGVKDKSYPYDSDCDSWSNDQNTLCYNCNSCQEGFLRTVQGKWRKLGFFLVVMALVLIISHFLLFLATIWEHFARI, encoded by the exons ATGGCACCTGAAAATGCTGGTCATCCTGTTGAAGCAGTGACAGTGACTGTAACAGAGAAAGAGAATCAACCCAAAGCAGATTCGATGAACATAATTACAGAGAAGGAAAATCAATCGACGAGGGAGAAAGTAATAATCCAAGTAAAATTCCTCACAAGG ATGGGGATTGGGATTTCTCTGCTCTTTGTTTTCTTAGTTAGCAATTCTGTAGCCTTCTTGGAATCTCGATTTCCAATGCCAGGGCTTGTTCTAGCTATGGCTCCTTTGATTGTTATGCTCACCATGGGGCTTGCCCTCACTGGTGCCTATAAGATGGAAAGCAGGACAATTCCAGGCTCACCCATGTGGCTCAAGCTCAAGGttcacaacaacaacaactggAACAATATCAGATCTTGCATTTTTTATTCAGGAGATTGCTCTGACTTGGTGTCAAGATCCTTTATGCTCAAATCATATGACTTCAGCATTAAAAGATTGTCACCCATTGag GGAGGCTGTTGCAAACCACCATCAACATGTGAAATGCAATATGTAAACGCCACTTTTTGGGAAAAGGGAGATGGAGTGAAAGATAAATCATATCCATACGACAGTGATTGCGATTCATGGAGCAACGATCAAAACACTCTATGTTACAACTGCAACTCCTGCCAAGAAGGATTTTTAAGAACAGTACAGGGAAAATGGCGGAAACTTGGCTTCTTCTTGGTTGTCATGGCATTAGTACTCattatttctcatttcttgttatTCCTCGCTACGATTTGggagcattttgcgagaatttga
- the LOC132190715 gene encoding cytochrome c oxidase subunit 6b-2 has protein sequence MAEVELKTAPADFRFPTTNQTRHCFTRYVEFHRCLTAKGEESGECEKFAKYYRALCPGEWVERWNEQRENGAFPGPL, from the exons ATGGCGGAG GTTGAGCTGAAAACAGCCCCTGCAGATTTTCGATTCCCTACAACAAATCAAACCAGACACTGTTTTACTCGTTACGTTGAGTTTCACAG GTGCTTGACAGCAAAAGGTGAAGAGTCTGGTGAATGTGAGAAATTTGCGAAGTATTATCGTGCCCTCTGCCCGGGTGAATGG GTTGAGAGGTGGAACGAGCAAAGGGAGAACGGGGCTTTTCCAGGTCCACTTTGA